A stretch of the Streptomyces venezuelae genome encodes the following:
- a CDS encoding ATP/GTP-binding protein translates to MSPRHNRPRGGENPEEGPRGGLDRFGLESTEEWQGEDWKIRHVAGASSVGKRYRCPGCDQEIPSGTPHLVAWPEYGGVDDRRHWHKACWNAKDRRASKVQRSRNAPRY, encoded by the coding sequence GTGTCACCGCGCCACAACCGCCCCAGGGGCGGCGAGAACCCGGAGGAAGGCCCCCGTGGCGGTCTGGACCGCTTCGGCCTGGAGAGCACCGAGGAGTGGCAGGGCGAGGACTGGAAGATCCGGCACGTGGCGGGCGCGAGCTCGGTGGGCAAGCGCTACCGCTGCCCCGGCTGCGACCAGGAGATCCCCTCCGGCACCCCGCACCTGGTGGCCTGGCCGGAGTACGGCGGCGTGGACGACCGGCGGCACTGGCACAAGGCCTGCTGGAACGCGAAGGACCGCCGCGCCTCGAAGGTGCAGCGGTCCCGGAACGCCCCGCGGTACTAG
- a CDS encoding LLM class flavin-dependent oxidoreductase, with protein sequence MRVGAFVLAAQFPGQGQGEALHRAVRTAEVAEEAGLDSVWLAEHHFVPYGVCPSAVTLAALLLGRTRRLRVGTAVSVLPNTHPVALGEQTALLHLTSGGRFTLGVGRGGPWVDLEVFGGGLPAYEEEFPDSLDLLRRWLAEPRVGSAGGRYGFREVAVVPRPSEALDADAAGPEVIVACTSPASVRMAAERGLPMLLGMHCGDEDKAAMVALWQETARAAGHPADTVRNAGHVSAGVCQLADRTVDARETLLKAMPGWFRLGLDAHVTVDGRHRAMRDPVAYTELLCELHPVGTPDLAVDRLAATAERTGITRFALLTEGSGDLASTEENVRRLGGEVVPRLV encoded by the coding sequence ATGCGCGTAGGAGCGTTTGTACTGGCAGCCCAGTTCCCGGGGCAGGGACAGGGGGAGGCGCTGCACCGTGCGGTGCGGACCGCCGAGGTGGCGGAGGAGGCCGGGCTGGATTCGGTCTGGCTGGCCGAGCACCACTTCGTTCCGTACGGGGTGTGCCCCTCGGCGGTGACCCTGGCCGCGCTGCTGCTCGGCCGCACCCGGCGGCTGCGGGTGGGCACGGCGGTGAGCGTACTGCCGAACACCCACCCGGTGGCCCTCGGCGAGCAGACCGCCCTGCTGCACCTGACCTCGGGCGGCCGGTTCACCCTCGGGGTGGGCCGGGGCGGGCCCTGGGTGGACCTGGAGGTGTTCGGCGGCGGCCTGCCGGCGTACGAGGAGGAGTTCCCGGACTCCCTGGACCTGCTGCGGCGCTGGCTGGCCGAACCGCGGGTCGGCTCGGCCGGCGGCCGGTACGGCTTCCGCGAGGTGGCCGTCGTACCGCGTCCGTCGGAGGCCCTGGACGCGGATGCGGCGGGACCGGAGGTGATCGTCGCCTGTACCTCTCCGGCCTCGGTACGGATGGCCGCCGAGCGGGGGCTGCCGATGCTGCTGGGCATGCACTGCGGGGACGAGGACAAGGCGGCCATGGTCGCGCTGTGGCAGGAGACGGCCCGCGCGGCCGGTCACCCCGCGGACACCGTGCGGAACGCCGGCCACGTCTCGGCAGGGGTCTGCCAGCTCGCGGACCGCACGGTAGATGCCCGGGAAACCCTGCTGAAGGCGATGCCCGGCTGGTTCAGGCTGGGTCTGGACGCGCATGTCACGGTCGACGGACGGCACCGCGCCATGCGGGACCCGGTGGCCTATACGGAACTGCTCTGCGAGCTGCACCCGGTGGGTACCCCGGACCTGGCCGTGGACCGGCTGGCGGCCACCGCCGAGCGCACCGGCATCACCCGGTTCGCGCTGCTGACGGAGGGCTCGGGCGATCTCGCCTCGACCGAGGAGAACGTCCGGCGGCTGGGCGGCGAGGTCGTGCCCCGGCTCGTGTGA
- a CDS encoding SCO5389 family protein → MSLDVSPALLEQAERGEVDEAAFVDCVRTSLPFAWEMISSLVAQLKVDGGEFADNQTPPPDEQARGQLLRALASDAIRGALQRHFGVRLAFQNCHRVAVFPLDASADDRLAKFTSIRGQLLNQSPELRDC, encoded by the coding sequence ATGTCGCTCGACGTCTCACCGGCCCTACTCGAACAGGCCGAGCGAGGCGAGGTCGACGAAGCCGCTTTCGTCGACTGCGTCCGGACCTCCCTGCCCTTCGCCTGGGAGATGATCAGCTCGCTGGTGGCCCAGCTCAAGGTCGACGGCGGAGAGTTCGCCGACAACCAGACGCCCCCGCCGGACGAGCAGGCGCGCGGCCAGCTGCTGCGCGCGCTCGCGAGTGACGCGATACGCGGTGCGCTGCAGCGGCACTTCGGGGTGCGGCTCGCGTTCCAGAACTGCCACCGGGTCGCGGTGTTCCCCCTGGACGCCTCGGCCGACGACCGACTGGCCAAGTTCACATCGATCCGGGGTCAGCTGCTCAACCAGTCTCCGGAGCTTCGGGACTGCTAG
- the nucS gene encoding endonuclease NucS: protein MRLVIARCSVDYAGRLTAHLPSAPRLILVKADGSVSIHADDRAYKPLNWMSPPCTLKEGTGDDAGVWTVVNKAGEKLIITMEEVLHDSSHELGVDPGLIKDGVEAHLQELLADRIETLGEGYTLIRREYMTAIGPVDILCRDSSGATVAVEIKRRGEIDGVEQLTRYLELLNRDPHLAPVRGVFAAQEIKPQARVLAGDRGMECVVLDYDALRGIEDDKLRLF from the coding sequence ATGCGTCTCGTCATCGCCCGTTGCTCCGTCGACTATGCGGGCCGGCTCACCGCCCATCTGCCCTCCGCACCCCGTCTGATCCTCGTGAAGGCGGACGGAAGCGTCTCCATCCACGCGGACGACCGGGCGTACAAACCGCTCAACTGGATGTCGCCGCCGTGCACCCTCAAGGAGGGGACGGGGGACGATGCCGGCGTCTGGACGGTCGTCAACAAAGCAGGCGAGAAGCTCATCATCACGATGGAAGAAGTCCTGCACGACTCCTCGCATGAGCTGGGCGTGGACCCGGGCCTGATCAAGGACGGGGTGGAGGCGCACCTCCAGGAGCTCCTCGCCGACCGCATCGAGACGCTGGGCGAGGGCTACACGCTGATCCGGCGCGAGTACATGACGGCGATCGGCCCGGTGGACATCCTGTGCCGGGACTCCTCGGGCGCCACCGTCGCGGTCGAGATCAAGCGCCGTGGCGAGATCGACGGCGTGGAACAGCTCACCCGTTACCTGGAACTGCTGAACCGGGACCCGCACCTGGCGCCGGTCCGCGGTGTGTTCGCCGCGCAGGAGATCAAGCCGCAGGCGCGGGTGCTGGCCGGGGACCGGGGCATGGAGTGCGTGGTCCTGGACTACGACGCGCTGCGCGGTATCGAGGACGACAAGCTCCGCCTGTTCTAG
- a CDS encoding MFS transporter, whose protein sequence is MKGTFAQVRTYDRSVQLLMVNQFTINLGFYMLMPYLAAHLAGPLGLAGWLVGLILGVRNFSQQGMFLLGGTLADRLGYKPMIICGLVLRIIGFATLGLVDSVPALLAASAATGLAGALFNPASRAYLALDAGERRVEAFALFNVFYQAGILLGPLVGMVLTGVSFKVTCLTAAGVFAVLSLVQVRALPARRAAADDRREGVAAQWRGILANRPFLLFSAAMTVSYVLTFQVYLALPLEVRRLGGDGRSGTVAVALLFAVSGLSTVLGQTRVTAWCKARLEPGQALAGGLVVMGSAFLPLLLATALPVPGGGAGRWAVAAVPPVLAALLLALGTMIAYPFEMDTIVRLSGDRLVATHYGLYNTVCGVGITLGNLGTGAALDAARAAGVPALPWAALALLGFGCAAALYALGRTGRLAAPPAGAAAGRAEPARA, encoded by the coding sequence GTGAAAGGCACCTTTGCGCAGGTACGGACGTACGACCGGAGCGTGCAGCTCCTGATGGTCAACCAGTTCACCATCAACCTCGGCTTCTACATGCTCATGCCCTACCTTGCGGCCCATCTCGCCGGGCCGCTCGGCCTCGCGGGCTGGCTGGTGGGGCTGATCCTGGGCGTACGCAATTTCAGCCAGCAGGGCATGTTCCTGCTCGGCGGCACCCTGGCCGACCGGCTCGGCTACAAGCCGATGATCATCTGCGGCCTGGTGCTGCGGATCATCGGCTTCGCCACCCTCGGGCTGGTCGACTCGGTTCCGGCGCTGCTCGCGGCCTCGGCGGCCACCGGGCTGGCCGGGGCGCTGTTCAACCCGGCCTCCCGCGCGTACCTGGCGCTGGACGCGGGGGAGCGCCGGGTCGAGGCCTTCGCCCTGTTCAACGTCTTCTACCAGGCGGGCATCCTGCTCGGGCCGCTGGTCGGCATGGTGCTGACCGGGGTCTCGTTCAAGGTGACCTGTCTGACCGCGGCCGGGGTGTTCGCCGTGCTGAGCCTGGTGCAGGTGCGGGCGCTGCCCGCGCGCCGGGCGGCGGCCGACGACCGGCGGGAGGGCGTGGCGGCGCAATGGCGGGGCATCCTGGCGAACCGGCCGTTCCTGCTGTTCTCCGCCGCCATGACCGTCTCGTACGTGCTGACCTTCCAGGTCTATCTGGCGCTGCCGCTGGAGGTGCGCCGGCTGGGCGGCGACGGGCGGTCCGGGACCGTGGCGGTGGCCCTGCTGTTCGCCGTCTCCGGGCTGAGTACCGTACTCGGCCAGACCCGGGTCACCGCCTGGTGCAAGGCCCGGCTGGAGCCCGGGCAGGCGCTGGCCGGGGGCCTGGTGGTGATGGGCTCGGCCTTCCTGCCGCTGCTGCTCGCGACGGCGCTGCCGGTGCCGGGCGGCGGGGCGGGCCGGTGGGCGGTGGCGGCGGTGCCGCCGGTGCTCGCCGCGCTGCTGCTGGCCCTGGGCACGATGATCGCGTACCCGTTCGAGATGGACACCATCGTCCGGCTGTCCGGGGACCGGCTCGTGGCCACCCACTACGGCCTGTACAACACCGTCTGCGGGGTGGGCATCACCCTCGGCAACCTGGGCACCGGCGCGGCCCTGGACGCCGCCCGCGCCGCGGGTGTCCCCGCGCTGCCGTGGGCGGCCCTGGCCCTGCTCGGGTTCGGCTGCGCAGCCGCCCTGTACGCCCTCGGCCGCACGGGGCGCCTCGCAGCCCCGCCGGCCGGGGCGGCGGCCGGCCGGGCCGAGCCGGCCCGGGCCTGA
- a CDS encoding PLP-dependent cysteine synthase family protein has product MNASTTPTTPLAGLVGNTPLLRVGEPFAPAGRGFWAKLEGFNPGGIKDRPGLHMVERARARGELAPGARIIESTSGTLGLGLALAGMVHGHPVTLVTDPGLESSMTRLLTAYGAQVNVVSEPHPTGGWQQARRDRVGRLMAQHPGSWCPDQYNNPDNTSAYTPLALELASELGHIDVLVCSVGTGGHSAGVSRVLRQLYPELRLVGVDTIGSTIFGQPARPRLMRGLGSSIYPRNVAYGHFSEVHWVAPAESVWACRRLASSHYATGGWSVGAVALVAGWLARTLPADTRIAAVFPDGPQRYLGTVYDDDYCAAHGLLDGPPAPEPDVIGRVDEKEVTRWTRCPAVVDPLTLAGDGAAAENLR; this is encoded by the coding sequence ATGAACGCATCCACCACCCCCACCACTCCGCTGGCCGGCCTGGTCGGCAACACCCCGCTGCTGCGCGTGGGCGAGCCCTTCGCGCCCGCCGGACGCGGCTTCTGGGCAAAGCTGGAGGGCTTCAACCCCGGCGGCATCAAGGACCGCCCCGGCCTGCACATGGTCGAGCGGGCCCGCGCCCGGGGCGAGCTCGCCCCGGGCGCCCGGATCATCGAGTCCACCAGCGGCACCCTCGGCCTCGGCCTGGCCCTGGCCGGCATGGTCCACGGCCACCCCGTCACCCTGGTCACCGACCCCGGGCTGGAGTCCTCCATGACCCGGCTGCTGACCGCGTACGGGGCCCAGGTCAACGTGGTCTCCGAACCCCACCCCACCGGCGGCTGGCAACAGGCCCGCCGGGACCGGGTCGGCCGGCTGATGGCGCAGCACCCCGGCTCCTGGTGCCCGGACCAGTACAACAACCCCGACAACACCAGCGCCTACACCCCGCTCGCCCTGGAACTCGCCTCCGAGCTGGGGCACATCGACGTCCTGGTGTGCAGCGTCGGTACGGGCGGGCACTCCGCCGGGGTCTCCCGCGTCCTGCGGCAGCTCTACCCGGAGCTCCGGCTGGTCGGCGTGGACACCATCGGGTCCACCATCTTCGGCCAGCCGGCCCGGCCGCGCCTGATGCGCGGGCTGGGCTCCAGCATCTACCCGCGCAACGTGGCGTACGGGCACTTCTCCGAGGTGCACTGGGTGGCCCCCGCCGAATCGGTCTGGGCCTGCCGCCGGCTCGCCTCCTCCCACTACGCCACCGGCGGCTGGAGCGTCGGCGCGGTCGCCCTGGTCGCGGGCTGGCTGGCCCGCACCCTGCCCGCCGACACCCGGATCGCGGCCGTGTTCCCGGACGGCCCGCAGCGCTACCTCGGCACGGTCTACGACGACGACTACTGCGCCGCGCACGGCCTGCTGGACGGACCGCCCGCGCCCGAGCCGGACGTGATCGGCCGGGTCGACGAGAAGGAGGTCACCCGCTGGACCCGGTGCCCGGCCGTGGTGGACCCGCTGACCCTGGCGGGCGACGGCGCAGCGGCGGAGAACCTGCGGTGA